One window from the genome of Halopenitus persicus encodes:
- a CDS encoding ribonuclease H-like domain-containing protein: MQFVLAPTEQSVRELREYEYQDLDVDQPSFVLSGLLELDVDTTSLSTTLVGREEYVSSLQTSQLEGEYVHISASLPADYRREWDGLTVIGGGFDSGYAGTPLVALDCRDDGRVLTRSVNRSQLGLRALDQVGGKRAQQLREAGFTSREDIATTSTSSLSDLPGLGQTIAGRIQQSATAIAHDEIVRKSDDPLPNGDPVYIDIETDGLSPTITWLIGVLDGTAADGRYLSFTQTNPDEPGRALEDFLAWYTANASHRPLVAYRGWKFDFSVIHDHIIEYCPHYEDDWNSTYRFDPYRWAVEKKNAILPGRTNKLEDVAAALGYERDETGLTGAAVARTYQQWMADRSSSTEPDWDRFKSYCEDDVRGLAMIYESLEKSNRIISTDEPSRDTTETTTQQRLSDW, from the coding sequence GTGCAGTTCGTACTTGCACCGACCGAACAGTCCGTTCGCGAACTTCGTGAGTATGAATATCAGGACCTCGACGTCGATCAGCCATCGTTCGTCCTGAGTGGACTCCTCGAACTGGATGTGGACACGACATCACTCTCGACCACGCTCGTCGGTCGCGAAGAGTACGTCTCATCCCTTCAAACGAGCCAGCTCGAGGGAGAGTACGTCCACATCTCGGCGTCCCTTCCAGCCGACTATCGCCGTGAGTGGGATGGCCTCACCGTCATTGGTGGAGGGTTCGACTCGGGATATGCCGGCACTCCTCTCGTCGCTCTTGATTGTCGTGATGATGGACGTGTGCTCACGCGCTCAGTGAATCGATCGCAACTAGGGCTTCGAGCGTTGGATCAGGTCGGAGGTAAACGCGCACAACAGCTCCGAGAAGCAGGTTTCACAAGTCGCGAAGATATCGCCACTACGTCAACGAGTTCGCTGTCTGATCTTCCCGGACTCGGGCAGACGATCGCTGGCCGAATCCAGCAAAGCGCAACGGCGATCGCTCACGACGAGATCGTACGCAAGTCCGACGACCCGCTTCCGAACGGAGATCCCGTGTACATCGACATCGAAACGGATGGGCTCTCTCCGACGATCACGTGGCTTATCGGTGTCCTGGATGGCACAGCTGCGGACGGCCGATATCTGTCGTTCACCCAGACGAACCCTGATGAGCCAGGACGGGCGCTCGAGGACTTTTTGGCGTGGTACACGGCGAACGCGAGCCATCGTCCTCTCGTGGCGTACCGTGGCTGGAAGTTCGACTTCAGCGTTATCCACGACCACATCATCGAGTATTGTCCACACTACGAGGACGACTGGAACAGTACCTATCGCTTCGATCCCTACCGGTGGGCCGTTGAGAAGAAGAACGCAATCCTCCCTGGTCGAACGAATAAACTCGAAGACGTCGCCGCAGCGCTTGGTTACGAACGTGACGAAACCGGGTTGACTGGAGCTGCAGTTGCCCGAACGTATCAACAATGGATGGCGGACCGATCCTCGTCAACGGAGCCGGATTGGGACCGATTCAAGTCCTACTGCGAAGACGACGTCCGCGGACTCGCTATGATCTATGAGTCACTCGAGAAGAGTAACCGTATCATATCGACCGACGAGCCATCCCGCGATACCACGGAAACAACCACACAGCAACGCCTCTCTGATTGGTAA
- a CDS encoding DUF6788 family protein: MSTQPPAPDSLPKYLAEGVPKQDDPTLHELQAWIDDLLAYRQDVDADDIDVDENESIEAVEDSSDGTVVIKKVSCGKDSCKCQSGELHGPYKYTVRRRGDSLKWKYHGPISEEDT, encoded by the coding sequence ATGTCGACCCAACCACCTGCCCCTGATTCGCTCCCGAAGTATCTCGCCGAGGGAGTTCCCAAACAGGACGATCCGACTCTCCACGAGCTCCAAGCGTGGATCGACGATCTTCTCGCGTACCGCCAAGACGTCGACGCCGACGACATCGACGTCGACGAGAATGAATCAATCGAAGCAGTTGAAGACTCGAGCGACGGGACGGTCGTGATCAAGAAAGTCAGCTGTGGCAAAGACAGTTGCAAATGCCAGTCAGGCGAACTGCATGGTCCTTACAAGTACACCGTTCGTCGACGGGGAGATAGCCTCAAGTGGAAGTATCACGGTCCGATCTCGGAAGAAGATACGTGA
- a CDS encoding orc1/cdc6 family replication initiation protein: MGMFQRDRHVFADAEPLDDSYEPEDIRERDEELKKYKRALQPIIDNRPTSNIFLYGKTGTGKTVATKFMLSHLEDDATEYDDVELSTVWVSCENLSSSYQVAVTLVNELRGSKDKDRISTTGYSQQRVFDILYEELDEFGGTVVIVLDEIDNIGHSDDILYGLPRARSNGYVEDVRPVIVGISNDFQFRENLSPKVKDTLAEKEILFPPYDANQLRSILNPRAEKAFHDDVLNDDVVPLCAAFAAQDTGSARQAIRLLREAGELAQADDTEAVTEDHVRDAQDELEKNQLYEGMQELTTQGHAVLCALAYHQAIGEVPVRSRDLYQRYVKICERLDADNVSERRVRDHLSDMNMLGLISVYERNEGLSAGRYHEYELNVPLKAVLEVLLSTNRFEEPANIIQSAADDNNLL; the protein is encoded by the coding sequence ATGGGGATGTTTCAGCGAGATCGTCATGTGTTTGCGGATGCTGAACCCCTTGACGACTCCTACGAGCCGGAAGACATCCGTGAACGCGACGAGGAACTCAAGAAGTACAAGCGTGCCCTCCAACCGATCATCGACAATCGCCCGACGTCGAACATCTTTCTCTACGGTAAGACGGGGACGGGAAAGACCGTCGCGACGAAGTTTATGCTCTCCCACCTCGAGGATGATGCGACCGAGTATGACGACGTCGAGCTCTCGACCGTCTGGGTCAGCTGTGAGAACCTCTCATCATCCTACCAGGTAGCGGTTACTCTCGTTAATGAACTCCGAGGGAGCAAGGACAAAGACCGCATCAGTACAACGGGGTACTCCCAACAACGAGTCTTCGATATTCTATACGAAGAACTCGATGAATTCGGTGGAACTGTCGTGATCGTCCTCGATGAGATCGACAATATCGGTCACTCCGACGATATCCTCTATGGCCTCCCTCGAGCACGATCGAACGGCTACGTCGAGGATGTCCGACCGGTGATCGTTGGGATTAGCAACGACTTCCAGTTCCGAGAAAATCTTTCACCGAAGGTCAAGGACACGCTGGCTGAAAAAGAGATTCTCTTTCCCCCGTATGACGCGAACCAACTCCGATCGATCCTTAATCCGCGTGCTGAGAAAGCCTTTCACGACGATGTCCTCAATGACGACGTCGTCCCACTTTGTGCGGCATTTGCTGCACAGGATACGGGTTCGGCACGCCAAGCGATCCGGCTTCTTCGCGAAGCCGGCGAGCTAGCCCAGGCGGACGATACGGAAGCCGTTACTGAGGATCACGTCCGGGACGCCCAGGACGAGCTCGAAAAGAACCAACTCTACGAGGGGATGCAGGAACTCACGACGCAAGGCCATGCAGTGCTTTGTGCGCTCGCATACCATCAGGCGATTGGTGAGGTTCCAGTGCGATCTCGTGACCTGTACCAACGATATGTGAAAATCTGTGAACGTCTCGACGCTGATAACGTCAGTGAACGCCGTGTTCGCGATCACCTCTCCGATATGAATATGCTCGGGCTCATCAGCGTGTACGAACGGAACGAAGGACTTTCCGCTGGTCGGTATCATGAATACGAGCTCAACGTTCCGTTGAAGGCTGTTCTCGAGGTTCTTCTTTCAACAAACCGCTTTGAAGAACCCGCGAACATCATCCAGTCGGCGGCTGATGATAACAACCTCTTGTAG
- a CDS encoding IS630 family transposase (programmed frameshift), whose product MDHLDEISVEELQDALDNVDGNKPTQRLLAAIAYKNGVTQTELAEWHDTGRRTIYSWLMRLDTDEPFEQAVSDAHRSGRKRKLSESQQKEFERTVHEPPEEVGIDAPAWTPALVQEFLEETYGVEYSAPSCRRLLKEAGLSYQKPRRTAAESEESDQEEFHDEIKKKRAEMDATVVCIDQTKKSVQVEPRAAWFPRGTRPSVELSGQRDWTCLLGAVTENGDCFFSRFTEYVTADHAKHFILALCKEFEEDLIVVLDGASYFQASAVTDLAARDDLAFVTLPAYSPELNPVEECWRQLQDALSNRFFDSLDELTTAIDTALDQLSLPKVSNYF is encoded by the exons ATGGATCATCTCGACGAGATCTCCGTCGAAGAACTCCAAGACGCCCTCGACAATGTTGACGGAAACAAGCCGACTCAACGGTTGTTAGCGGCGATTGCGTACAAAAACGGTGTAACGCAGACCGAACTTGCAGAGTGGCACGATACCGGGCGAAGAACGATCTACAGCTGGTTAATGCGACTTGATACGGACGAACCGTTTGAGCAAGCTGTGTCTGATGCTCATCGATCTGGGAGAAAACGAAAGCTCTCAGAATCACAGCAAAAAGAGTTCGAACGAACTGTTCATGAACCGCCCGAGGAAGTTGGGATCGACGCGCCGGCGTGGACGCCGGCGCTCGTTCAGGAATTTCTCGAAGAAACCTACGGCGTCGAGTACTCTGCCCCGAGTTGTCGGCGGTTGCTGAAAGAAGCTGGACTCAGCTATCAAAAACCTCGACGTACAGCCGCTGAATCTGAAGAATCCGACCAAGAAGAGTTCCACGACGAGATCA AAAAAAAGCGAGCGGAGATGGACGCCACAGTAGTCTGTATCGATCAGACGAAAAAATCTGTCCAGGTCGAGCCGCGTGCCGCGTGGTTTCCGCGCGGCACGCGGCCGAGCGTCGAACTCTCTGGCCAACGTGACTGGACGTGTCTACTCGGCGCAGTCACCGAAAACGGTGACTGCTTTTTCTCGCGGTTCACCGAGTACGTCACCGCCGACCACGCAAAACATTTCATTCTCGCGTTATGCAAAGAATTTGAAGAAGACTTGATCGTCGTGCTAGATGGGGCGTCGTACTTCCAGGCGTCGGCCGTCACGGACCTGGCGGCCCGTGACGACCTCGCCTTCGTCACGTTACCTGCGTATTCGCCGGAACTCAATCCTGTCGAAGAGTGCTGGCGACAACTCCAGGACGCTCTGAGCAACCGATTCTTTGACTCGCTCGATGAACTCACGACGGCGATCGATACCGCTCTTGACCAGCTGTCGCTCCCAAAAGTGAGCAATTATTTCTAA
- a CDS encoding DUF7344 domain-containing protein — MSPREVTTEDYESVYNGLIQNHLPKLAKYGIIEYDDRAKVVTVTPRIEEYVLLIAIARIIPPNR; from the coding sequence ATTTCACCACGAGAAGTCACTACCGAAGATTATGAATCAGTATATAATGGGTTAATTCAGAACCACTTGCCAAAGCTTGCCAAATACGGTATTATTGAATACGACGACCGCGCGAAAGTCGTAACAGTCACTCCGCGTATTGAGGAGTATGTGCTCCTGATTGCGATTGCTCGAATTATACCTCCAAATCGGTGA
- a CDS encoding IS630 family transposase (programmed frameshift), translating into MDHLDEISVEELQDALDNVDGNKPTQRLLAAIAYKNGVTQTELAEWHDTGRRTIYSWLMRLDTDEPFEHAVSDAHRSGRKRKLSESQQQEFERTVHEPPEEVGIDAPAWTPALVQDFLEETYGVEYSYPSCRRLLKEAGLSYQKPRRTAAESEESDQEEFHDEIKKKRAEMDATVVCIDQTKKSVQVEPRAAWFPRGTRPSVELSGQRDWTCLLGAVTENGDCFFSRFTEYVTADHAKHFILALCKEFEEDLIVVLDGAPYFQASAVTELAARDDLAFVTLPAYSPELNPVEECWRQLQDALSNRFFDSLDELTTAIDTALDQLSLPNVSNYF; encoded by the exons ATGGATCATCTCGACGAGATCTCCGTCGAAGAACTCCAAGACGCCCTCGACAATGTTGACGGAAACAAGCCGACTCAACGGTTGTTAGCCGCGATCGCGTACAAGAACGGTGTAACGCAGACCGAACTTGCAGAGTGGCACGACACTGGGCGAAGAACGATCTACAGCTGGTTGATGCGACTTGATACAGACGAACCGTTTGAGCACGCTGTTTCTGATGCTCATCGATCTGGGAGAAAACGAAAGCTCTCAGAATCACAGCAACAAGAGTTCGAACGAACTGTTCACGAACCCCCCGAGGAAGTCGGGATCGACGCGCCGGCGTGGACGCCGGCGCTCGTCCAAGATTTTCTCGAAGAAACCTACGGCGTTGAGTACTCTTACCCGAGTTGTCGGCGGTTGCTGAAAGAAGCTGGACTCAGCTATCAAAAACCTCGACGTACAGCCGCTGAATCTGAGGAATCCGACCAAGAGGAGTTCCACGACGAAATTA AAAAAAAGCGAGCGGAGATGGACGCCACAGTAGTCTGTATCGATCAGACCAAGAAATCCGTCCAGGTCGAGCCGCGTGCCGCGTGGTTTCCGCGCGGCACGCGGCCGAGCGTCGAACTCTCTGGCCAACGTGACTGGACGTGTCTACTCGGCGCAGTCACCGAAAACGGTGACTGCTTTTTCTCACGGTTCACCGAGTACGTTACCGCCGACCACGCGAAACATTTCATTCTCGCGTTATGCAAAGAATTTGAAGAAGATTTGATCGTTGTGCTAGACGGAGCGCCGTACTTCCAGGCGTCGGCCGTCACGGAGCTGGCGGCCCGTGACGACCTCGCCTTCGTCACGTTGCCTGCGTATTCGCCGGAACTCAATCCTGTCGAAGAGTGCTGGCGACAACTCCAGGACGCTCTGAGCAACCGATTCTTTGACTCGCTCGATGAACTCACGACGGCGATCGATACCGCTCTTGACCAGCTGTCGCTTCCAAACGTGAGCAATTATTTCTAA
- a CDS encoding aldehyde dehydrogenase family protein: MSTIATIESHDQGKPFTQARSDIEDAARYFEYYAGAADKLEGESIPVGKKSLNLTTREPYGVSGQIIPWNFPLSITARGVAPALVAGNTVVVKPAPTTPLSALRLADICSDAGVPDGVVNIVTGGAEPGVALSSHTSVDQLTFTGSVSTGEAVMQSAAETITPVTLELGGKNPAIVMSDADLDDASFWIAKGIFTNAGQICSAADRAVVHESIYDEFVDRIVARAESYTLGPGKEDPDMGPLNHAEHFESVLDYVEIGINEGATLETGGEPLDRDGYFLPPTVFSDVDNDMRIAQEEIFGPVLTVIPFSDREEAIEIANGVEFGLTGGVFSRDITQALNVARNIEAGSVYVNEWFGGSIETPFGGTKKSGIGREKGFEALDSYLQTKSISVNLDKRNR; the protein is encoded by the coding sequence ATGTCTACTATAGCTACTATTGAGAGTCATGATCAGGGAAAACCGTTCACACAGGCTCGCAGCGATATTGAAGATGCAGCTCGATATTTCGAGTATTATGCGGGGGCCGCCGATAAACTCGAAGGCGAAAGTATTCCGGTCGGAAAGAAGAGTCTCAACCTGACCACACGAGAACCATACGGAGTAAGTGGGCAGATTATCCCCTGGAACTTCCCACTGAGTATTACCGCCCGCGGAGTTGCACCGGCACTGGTAGCAGGAAATACGGTTGTTGTAAAACCAGCACCGACAACGCCACTCTCTGCGCTCCGCTTAGCCGATATCTGTTCGGATGCTGGCGTCCCTGACGGGGTCGTCAACATCGTCACGGGCGGAGCAGAACCGGGTGTCGCACTTTCTTCGCACACCAGCGTTGACCAACTCACGTTTACTGGGAGCGTGTCCACCGGAGAAGCGGTGATGCAATCTGCAGCTGAAACGATAACTCCAGTCACGCTCGAGTTGGGCGGAAAGAATCCCGCTATCGTGATGTCTGATGCTGATCTCGATGACGCTTCGTTCTGGATCGCGAAAGGAATTTTCACGAACGCTGGTCAAATTTGTTCGGCAGCTGATAGAGCAGTTGTTCACGAATCGATTTACGACGAATTTGTCGACCGGATCGTTGCCCGGGCAGAATCGTACACACTCGGCCCCGGCAAAGAGGATCCGGATATGGGTCCGCTCAACCATGCCGAGCACTTCGAGTCTGTCTTGGATTACGTTGAGATCGGCATAAATGAGGGAGCAACGCTCGAAACAGGTGGCGAACCACTTGATCGTGATGGATATTTCCTCCCCCCGACGGTATTTTCTGATGTTGATAACGACATGCGAATTGCGCAGGAGGAGATCTTTGGTCCTGTCCTTACAGTGATCCCGTTTTCCGACCGTGAGGAAGCGATTGAGATCGCAAACGGTGTCGAATTTGGCCTTACTGGCGGTGTATTCTCTCGGGACATTACACAAGCGTTGAACGTCGCCAGAAATATCGAAGCGGGCAGCGTCTATGTAAACGAATGGTTCGGCGGGTCCATCGAAACACCGTTCGGTGGAACGAAAAAGAGTGGAATTGGTCGTGAGAAAGGGTTCGAAGCACTCGATTCGTATCTTCAAACGAAGAGCATCTCCGTAAACCTCGATAAGAGAAATCGGTAA
- a CDS encoding IS630 family transposase (programmed frameshift), with protein MDHLDEISVEELQDALNNVDGNKPTQRLLAAIAYKDGVTQTELAEWHDTGRRTIYSWLMRLDTDEPLEQAVSDAHRSGRKRKLSESQQKEFERTVHEPPEEVGIDAPAWTPALVQEFLEETYGVEYSSPSCRRLLKEAGLSYQKPRRTAAESEESDQEEFHDEIKKKRAEMDATVVCIDQTKKSVQVEPRAAWFPRGTRPSVELSGQRDWTCLLGAVTENGDCFFSRFTEYVTAEHAKHFILALCKEFEEDLIVVLDGAPYFQASAVTDLAARDDLAFVTLPAYSPELNPVEECWRQLQDALSNRFFDSLDELTTAIDTALDQLSLPNVSNYF; from the exons ATGGATCATCTCGACGAGATCTCCGTCGAAGAACTCCAAGACGCCCTCAACAATGTTGACGGAAACAAGCCGACTCAACGGTTGTTAGCTGCGATCGCGTACAAGGACGGTGTCACGCAGACCGAACTTGCAGAGTGGCATGACACCGGGCGAAGAACGATCTACAGCTGGTTGATGCGACTTGATACGGACGAACCGCTTGAGCAAGCTGTGTCTGATGCTCATCGATCTGGGAGAAAACGAAAGCTCTCAGAATCACAGCAAAAAGAGTTCGAACGAACTGTTCACGAACCGCCCGAGGAAGTTGGGATCGACGCGCCGGCGTGGACGCCGGCGCTCGTTCAGGAATTTCTCGAAGAAACCTACGGCGTCGAGTACTCTTCTCCGAGTTGTCGGCGGTTGCTGAAAGAAGCTGGACTCAGCTATCAAAAACCTCGACGTACAGCCGCTGAATCTGAGGAATCCGACCAAGAGGAGTTCCACGACGAGATCA AAAAAAAGCGAGCGGAGATGGACGCCACAGTAGTCTGTATCGATCAGACGAAAAAATCTGTCCAGGTTGAGCCGCGTGCCGCGTGGTTTCCGCGCGGCACGCGGCCGAGCGTCGAACTCTCTGGCCAACGTGACTGGACGTGTCTACTCGGCGCAGTCACGGAAAACGGTGACTGCTTTTTCTCACGGTTCACCGAGTACGTCACCGCCGAGCACGCAAAACATTTCATTCTCGCGTTATGCAAAGAATTTGAAGAAGACTTGATCGTTGTGCTAGACGGAGCGCCGTACTTCCAGGCGTCGGCCGTCACGGATCTGGCGGCCCGTGACGACCTTGCCTTCGTCACGTTGCCTGCGTATTCGCCGGAACTCAATCCTGTCGAAGAGTGCTGGCGACAACTCCAGGATGCTCTGAGCAACCGATTCTTTGACTCGCTCGATGAACTCACGACGGCGATCGATACTGCTCTTGATCAACTGTCGCTTCCAAACGTGAGCAATTATTTCTAA
- a CDS encoding Cdc6/Cdc18 family protein, protein MDSSPYSTTSEIFAVGGEGYLKEGHTPTTLPERQDEILKLRRSLKPAARGAGAENTFLSGKAGQGKTATAKAELAELEAFADNQDLDLTTVFFSCEGISSSYTLACGLCEELGGENPNGHSMQKVLEHLWDAMNEIGGTIIIVLDEIDNLGTDDKILYSLPRARDKDYVNDDVYPSIIGISNDLQWRDNLDPAAKDSLYDDSIFFAPYDANELRDILSRRASKAFRDTSLVYETPAGEEIEIGVNLDDGDGSLVESFETIDADRTECTLLRIDSDVLSGDVIPLCAAYAAQDKGSARQAIKYLRKAAAIAESEGETHVEETHVRTAKGEAERELVIEGMEQLTTQGHLALAAVTILELGGHTGIRTRDVYEVYKSISDHINADQLAQRRMRDHLIELDMLSIIRARKSASGSVGGKAYTFELRVEPATAIDVLEAVSRFDSLNFDGLSKNWLNK, encoded by the coding sequence ATGGACTCGTCCCCGTACTCGACGACTTCAGAAATCTTTGCGGTCGGCGGTGAGGGCTACCTCAAAGAGGGACATACTCCAACGACACTCCCGGAGCGACAGGACGAGATTCTGAAACTCCGTCGATCGTTGAAGCCTGCAGCTCGTGGTGCCGGCGCCGAGAATACGTTCCTGTCAGGCAAAGCGGGGCAAGGGAAGACAGCGACAGCGAAAGCAGAACTCGCAGAGTTAGAGGCGTTTGCCGACAACCAAGATCTCGATCTGACAACTGTATTCTTCTCCTGTGAAGGTATCTCCTCAAGCTATACGCTTGCGTGTGGGCTCTGTGAGGAACTCGGTGGTGAGAATCCCAACGGTCACTCGATGCAGAAGGTACTCGAGCACCTCTGGGACGCGATGAACGAGATCGGTGGAACCATCATCATTGTCCTCGACGAGATCGACAATCTCGGCACGGACGACAAGATCCTCTACTCTCTCCCCCGAGCACGGGATAAGGACTACGTCAACGACGACGTCTACCCGTCGATCATCGGAATTAGTAACGATCTCCAGTGGCGCGATAATCTGGACCCTGCCGCGAAGGACAGTCTCTACGACGACTCGATCTTCTTTGCACCGTATGATGCGAATGAACTCCGCGACATTCTCTCTCGGCGTGCGAGCAAGGCGTTTCGGGACACATCATTAGTATACGAGACACCTGCCGGCGAAGAGATCGAGATCGGTGTCAACCTCGACGACGGTGACGGATCGCTGGTCGAAAGCTTCGAGACAATTGACGCCGATCGGACCGAGTGTACGCTCTTGCGTATTGACTCTGACGTGTTGTCGGGCGATGTGATCCCACTCTGTGCCGCGTACGCCGCACAGGACAAAGGGAGCGCTCGCCAGGCGATCAAATATCTCCGGAAGGCTGCTGCGATCGCTGAATCCGAGGGCGAGACACACGTCGAGGAAACGCACGTCCGAACCGCCAAGGGCGAAGCCGAGCGAGAGCTCGTTATCGAGGGGATGGAACAGCTCACGACACAGGGACACCTTGCGCTGGCAGCGGTGACGATTCTCGAACTTGGAGGCCACACCGGGATCCGGACTCGAGACGTCTACGAGGTCTACAAGTCGATTTCAGATCACATCAACGCCGATCAACTGGCTCAGCGACGGATGCGAGATCACCTCATCGAACTCGATATGCTGAGCATCATCCGCGCACGCAAATCCGCATCCGGGTCCGTCGGTGGCAAGGCGTACACGTTCGAACTCCGTGTCGAGCCGGCGACGGCCATCGACGTCCTCGAAGCCGTCTCCCGATTTGACTCACTTAACTTCGATGGGCTATCAAAAAACTGGCTGAACAAGTAG
- a CDS encoding transposase: protein MLNKECNDCGYELDGDYNAAKNIGKRLLTVPEGKRPSGLGDGQLALKSGTVNGNGEYTPDDPFESTDRESTGKPHPQSAESA from the coding sequence TTGCTGAACAAGGAGTGCAACGACTGTGGATACGAACTCGACGGTGACTACAACGCGGCGAAGAACATCGGAAAGCGACTGCTAACTGTACCGGAGGGCAAACGCCCCTCCGGGTTGGGCGACGGTCAACTCGCCCTCAAGTCCGGGACGGTGAACGGGAACGGGGAGTACACCCCCGACGACCCATTCGAGTCGACAGACCGGGAATCCACGGGCAAGCCCCACCCTCAAAGCGCCGAAAGCGCTTAG
- a CDS encoding helix-turn-helix domain-containing protein codes for MALRAEYEIGCDVLPLVNVAEAVPDAGIDLAINPGMNERPRFTARVTGTDETVVAVEAEFERTPFVDEYTLVEHTDDASRYTILPGTSLEEQLGDHLDDLADLRALYEVPIHVERIHATPAGWIQRARFADRAAFDDLREFWQRNVSFRLHRLTHIGGDADERFGDDSGNDLTDAQLAAVRTAYELGYFEIPRRASLKDVANELDISASSCSERLRRAQTHLFEIHVEGTNRQRQSLLKTPHD; via the coding sequence ATGGCACTCCGTGCCGAGTACGAGATCGGCTGCGACGTCCTCCCGCTCGTGAACGTAGCCGAGGCGGTCCCCGACGCGGGGATCGACCTGGCGATCAACCCGGGAATGAACGAGCGACCGCGCTTCACTGCCCGTGTCACCGGGACCGATGAGACTGTCGTGGCGGTCGAGGCCGAGTTCGAACGGACGCCGTTCGTCGATGAGTACACGCTCGTTGAACACACGGATGACGCGAGCCGGTACACGATCCTGCCGGGTACGAGCCTCGAAGAGCAACTCGGCGACCACCTCGACGACCTGGCGGACCTGCGAGCGCTGTACGAAGTGCCGATCCACGTCGAACGTATCCACGCCACACCGGCAGGGTGGATCCAACGCGCGCGTTTCGCGGACCGCGCCGCGTTCGACGATCTTCGCGAGTTCTGGCAGCGCAACGTTTCGTTTCGACTTCACCGGCTCACCCACATCGGCGGCGACGCCGACGAACGCTTCGGTGACGATTCGGGCAACGATCTCACCGACGCCCAGCTGGCCGCCGTCCGGACCGCCTACGAACTCGGCTACTTCGAGATCCCGCGCCGTGCGTCGCTGAAAGACGTAGCCAATGAACTCGACATTTCGGCCTCCTCCTGCTCGGAGCGACTCCGCCGAGCTCAGACCCACCTCTTCGAGATCCACGTCGAGGGGACCAACCGGCAACGGCAATCCCTACTTAAAACGCCGCACGACTGA
- a CDS encoding alpha/beta fold hydrolase, protein MPTTPTTSAADGIEIAYECHGDGQPLICLHGGMAPRQYWQPVLPLLDDFAAVVPQRPGFGTCLDDPDETGPDEVLEREVTYVRALVDELDGTPVLLGHSFGALTAIETARTLTADGESDVIEAVVAYEPAILPEAFAEHADLADRMQDRLDNGDREGALKLYVEQVVLGGGVDDLDAWLTEWPVWPDCVDLVEEVIRMNHAVERYELPETLDVAVPVLVLTGTEGPEFLRESARDVDEALSDSRLVDFDGVSHAGPSEAPDQTVKELRSFLRGV, encoded by the coding sequence ATGCCGACGACACCGACCACATCGGCTGCGGACGGTATCGAAATCGCGTACGAATGCCACGGTGACGGCCAGCCACTGATCTGTCTCCACGGTGGGATGGCTCCCCGACAGTACTGGCAGCCCGTGCTGCCACTTCTCGACGACTTCGCCGCCGTCGTCCCCCAGCGCCCTGGATTCGGCACCTGTCTCGACGACCCCGACGAGACCGGGCCAGACGAAGTACTGGAACGGGAGGTCACGTACGTCCGTGCGCTCGTGGACGAGCTCGACGGCACACCGGTCCTGCTGGGCCACTCCTTTGGCGCGCTCACCGCCATCGAGACGGCCCGAACTCTCACCGCCGACGGCGAATCCGACGTTATCGAGGCCGTCGTCGCCTACGAACCGGCGATCCTACCGGAGGCGTTCGCCGAGCACGCCGACCTAGCCGACCGTATGCAGGACCGTCTCGACAACGGCGATCGTGAAGGCGCACTGAAACTGTACGTCGAGCAGGTCGTACTCGGAGGTGGGGTTGACGACCTGGATGCCTGGCTTACCGAGTGGCCCGTTTGGCCAGACTGTGTCGATCTCGTTGAGGAAGTGATTCGGATGAACCACGCCGTTGAGCGCTACGAACTACCCGAGACGCTCGACGTTGCCGTGCCCGTGCTTGTGCTCACGGGTACCGAAGGTCCCGAGTTCCTCCGCGAGAGCGCTCGCGACGTGGATGAAGCACTCTCGGACAGTCGGCTGGTTGATTTCGACGGCGTCAGCCACGCCGGCCCGAGCGAGGCGCCCGACCAAACCGTCAAAGAACTTCGATCATTCCTTCGAGGGGTGTAA